A genomic region of Mycobacterium senriense contains the following coding sequences:
- the rpsN gene encoding 30S ribosomal protein S14, translating into MAKKSKIVKNDRRRAVVARYAKRRAELKHVIRSPSSTAGQRAAAQTELACQPRDASAVRVRNRDAVDGRPRGHLRKFGLSRVRVRELAHNGQLPGVRKASW; encoded by the coding sequence ATGGCCAAGAAATCCAAAATCGTCAAGAACGACCGCCGTCGGGCGGTCGTGGCGCGCTACGCGAAACGCCGCGCCGAACTCAAACACGTCATCCGCTCCCCGTCGAGCACCGCAGGGCAAAGGGCCGCGGCGCAAACGGAATTGGCGTGCCAGCCGCGCGATGCCAGCGCGGTGCGGGTGCGCAATCGTGACGCCGTCGACGGGCGTCCACGCGGGCATTTGCGCAAGTTCGGGCTGTCGAGGGTGCGGGTCCGGGAGTTGGCTCATAACGGGCAGCTACCCGGGGTGCGGAAGGCGAGCTGGTAA
- a CDS encoding permease produces MATLKSGLRLRPGSMEVLVALLLACAAAATTLRNAVFNSAALSTVGTVFCGVFVQAVPFLVLGVAVSGLIAVFVSPERLARWLPRRPAVAVVAAGIGGAALPGCECGSVPLARRLFGDGGASGAAALTFMLAAPAINPVVLVATAVAFPGAPRMVFARLAASLLTAVVMGWAWSRWGRPEWITRRLPAAGTQSESRWVVFTEAARHDFLQAASYLVVGAAAAALLHVVVPQWVFAHLATDLILGVALMAVLAVVLALCSEADAFVAASMTMVPLLPRLVFLVVGPAVDVKLFAMQAGMFGRSFAARFAPCTFLVATVSACVVGLFILGGG; encoded by the coding sequence GTGGCGACGCTGAAGTCCGGGCTCAGGCTGCGGCCGGGCTCGATGGAAGTACTTGTGGCCCTCCTGCTGGCCTGCGCGGCGGCCGCGACGACCCTACGCAACGCGGTCTTCAACAGTGCCGCGCTGTCGACGGTGGGCACGGTGTTCTGCGGGGTGTTCGTGCAGGCGGTGCCGTTTCTGGTGCTCGGGGTGGCCGTCAGCGGACTGATCGCCGTGTTTGTGTCGCCGGAGCGCTTGGCGCGCTGGTTGCCGCGGCGGCCCGCGGTGGCCGTGGTCGCGGCCGGCATCGGCGGGGCGGCGCTGCCGGGGTGTGAATGTGGGTCGGTTCCGCTGGCGCGACGATTGTTCGGCGACGGAGGTGCCAGCGGAGCCGCGGCATTGACATTCATGCTGGCCGCACCGGCGATCAACCCGGTCGTCCTGGTGGCCACCGCGGTGGCGTTTCCGGGTGCGCCCCGAATGGTGTTCGCCCGCCTGGCCGCCTCGTTGCTGACCGCGGTCGTCATGGGATGGGCATGGTCGCGGTGGGGCCGCCCGGAATGGATCACCCGCCGGTTACCCGCCGCGGGAACACAGAGCGAATCACGTTGGGTGGTTTTCACCGAGGCGGCCCGTCACGACTTCCTGCAAGCCGCATCGTATTTGGTGGTGGGCGCCGCCGCCGCGGCGTTGCTTCATGTGGTGGTGCCGCAGTGGGTGTTCGCGCACTTGGCGACCGACCTCATCCTCGGGGTCGCGCTGATGGCTGTCCTGGCGGTCGTTTTGGCATTGTGTTCGGAGGCCGACGCGTTCGTTGCGGCCAGTATGACGATGGTGCCGCTGCTGCCCCGGTTGGTCTTCCTGGTCGTCGGGCCGGCCGTCGATGTGAAGCTGTTCGCCATGCAGGCGGGGATGTTCGGCCGGTCGTTCGCGGCGCGCTTCGCACCCTGCACGTTCCTCGTGGCAACCGTGAGTGCTTGTGTGGTGGGGCTATTCATCCTGGGTGGTGGATAA
- a CDS encoding TIGR03943 family putative permease subunit, translated as MSRETENTVLLLMGISIVMITVSGVFTRYVKPGLLPWLAASAVVLIGLALLAIIGDIRRGGPRTSDLTEDHGHEHSHRTGIVWLLVVPILVLMFVSPPALRPSAAAPSVTSVSNDVLNRSFPPLPPGQAPEVSLPEVLMREAHDITGSLTNRTITMTGFVLNEAQGVDLGRVVIICCAADAQLARIHLRGPAAGGAAGLPDNTWLRVQGQVTPAARQANSDAIPTLQATVVTRIDAPPNPYAYPH; from the coding sequence ATGAGCCGTGAAACCGAGAACACCGTGTTGCTCTTGATGGGCATCAGCATCGTCATGATCACCGTGTCCGGCGTGTTCACCCGCTACGTCAAGCCGGGATTGCTGCCGTGGCTGGCCGCATCTGCGGTGGTGCTGATCGGCCTGGCGCTCTTGGCGATCATCGGCGATATACGCCGGGGCGGCCCCCGTACGAGCGATCTGACCGAAGATCACGGCCACGAGCACTCCCATCGGACCGGCATCGTCTGGTTGCTCGTCGTTCCCATCCTGGTCTTGATGTTCGTGTCGCCGCCGGCGCTTCGGCCCTCGGCTGCAGCTCCGTCGGTGACGTCGGTATCCAATGATGTTCTCAATAGGTCATTTCCGCCGCTGCCGCCGGGCCAAGCCCCGGAAGTTTCGCTACCGGAGGTGTTGATGCGCGAGGCGCATGACATCACCGGGTCATTGACGAATCGAACTATCACCATGACGGGTTTTGTGCTCAACGAGGCACAGGGTGTGGATCTTGGTCGGGTCGTCATCATCTGTTGTGCCGCCGATGCGCAGTTGGCCCGCATCCATCTTCGTGGCCCGGCCGCCGGGGGCGCCGCCGGGCTACCGGACAATACCTGGCTGAGGGTCCAGGGCCAGGTCACACCCGCTGCGCGGCAAGCGAACTCGGATGCGATTCCGACGCTGCAGGCGACCGTCGTCACGCGGATCGACGCGCCGCCCAACCCCTACGCCTATCCGCACTGA
- the rpsR gene encoding 30S ribosomal protein S18, with amino-acid sequence MAKKPQRTRRATPLAVRSKKRNLLGGLGLDAVDYKDTATLRVFISERGKIRSRQVTGLTVQQQRQVATAIKNAREMALLPYPGGNTAR; translated from the coding sequence ATGGCCAAGAAACCGCAACGGACTCGTCGTGCCACCCCCCTGGCCGTCAGGTCCAAGAAGAGGAACCTCCTCGGCGGCCTGGGACTGGACGCGGTCGACTACAAGGACACCGCCACTCTGCGAGTCTTCATCTCCGAGCGTGGGAAAATCCGGTCCCGTCAGGTCACCGGTCTAACCGTTCAACAACAGCGGCAGGTAGCGACGGCCATCAAGAACGCCCGCGAGATGGCGCTGCTTCCCTATCCGGGAGGGAACACGGCACGGTGA
- a CDS encoding PPE family protein, with amino-acid sequence MTARIWMASPPEVHSALLSSGPGPASLLAAASTWSELSTEYASAAEQLSTLLAAVQAGAWEGPSSESYVAAHVPYLAWLTKSSADSAAVAAQHEIAAASYTAALAAMPTLPELATNHVVHGALVATNFFGVNTIPIAVNEADYARMWTQAATTMTTYQAVSTAAVAATPPADPPPPIMKASDSSANNNSGTDFTNDFPDPTVDNPLNDFIAQILRLFGINWNPGQGTVNGLPYDAYTNPGQLMYWVVRALELLEDFEQYGAYLQQNPALAAAYMVALQTSDWPTHLAQIASWLSSAPQLLLVPALLAVAPLGAAGGLGALGALAAMPQPAVVPAPPAPAAPAPPAVAPTPTTTPIAAPAAAPATAPAPAPTPTASTVVSSAPAGAPPPAAAPPGFTPPYLIGPGVGLSSGMSASASSSAKRKAPEPDAAAAAAAAAAREAAGARRRQRQRKGQRGYGDEFMDMNVEVDPDWSVPRSAETLASASGAGPAGFAGTARSAVAPTASGLATLAGDEFGGGPTMPMMPGTWDADDANQGTQDGEGRDGSPG; translated from the coding sequence ATGACGGCGCGGATTTGGATGGCCTCGCCCCCGGAGGTGCATTCCGCGTTGCTCTCCAGCGGTCCGGGCCCCGCGTCGCTGCTTGCGGCCGCTAGTACATGGTCGGAGTTGAGTACCGAATATGCTTCTGCCGCAGAGCAATTGAGTACATTGCTGGCCGCGGTGCAGGCAGGCGCATGGGAAGGGCCGAGTTCGGAGTCGTATGTGGCCGCACATGTCCCGTACTTGGCGTGGCTGACGAAGTCGAGCGCTGACAGTGCGGCAGTGGCCGCTCAACATGAGATCGCCGCCGCCTCCTACACAGCCGCGTTGGCGGCCATGCCGACCCTACCTGAGCTGGCCACTAACCACGTTGTGCACGGAGCTTTGGTGGCAACCAACTTCTTTGGAGTCAACACGATTCCGATTGCGGTCAATGAGGCTGACTACGCCCGGATGTGGACCCAGGCCGCCACGACGATGACGACCTATCAGGCGGTCTCCACCGCCGCGGTCGCGGCGACACCGCCGGCCGACCCGCCACCGCCGATTATGAAAGCCTCTGACTCGTCCGCTAACAACAACTCTGGGACCGACTTCACGAACGACTTCCCCGACCCCACGGTCGACAACCCGCTGAACGACTTCATTGCGCAGATCCTGCGGCTCTTCGGCATCAATTGGAATCCCGGCCAGGGGACCGTCAATGGACTGCCCTACGACGCCTATACGAACCCGGGTCAACTGATGTATTGGGTTGTGCGAGCGCTGGAACTTCTCGAGGATTTCGAACAGTACGGCGCCTACCTGCAGCAGAATCCGGCATTGGCTGCTGCGTACATGGTCGCCCTTCAGACGTCGGACTGGCCCACTCATCTGGCCCAGATTGCCAGCTGGCTATCCAGCGCGCCGCAGTTGCTGCTGGTTCCGGCCCTTTTGGCGGTCGCCCCCCTGGGCGCCGCCGGCGGATTGGGGGCGCTGGGCGCGCTGGCCGCCATGCCTCAGCCCGCGGTCGTTCCGGCACCCCCGGCCCCGGCCGCGCCTGCGCCGCCCGCTGTGGCACCGACGCCCACAACAACCCCCATTGCCGCGCCGGCAGCCGCCCCCGCCACGGCGCCCGCACCGGCACCCACTCCGACGGCGAGCACCGTCGTCAGTTCCGCCCCGGCCGGGGCGCCGCCCCCAGCCGCCGCCCCACCGGGCTTCACCCCTCCCTACCTGATAGGGCCCGGCGTTGGGCTCAGCTCGGGCATGAGTGCCAGCGCCAGCTCCAGCGCCAAAAGAAAAGCACCCGAGCCGGATGCGGCCGCAGCGGCGGCCGCCGCCGCGGCGCGGGAGGCGGCCGGGGCGCGTCGGCGGCAGCGGCAGCGGAAAGGGCAGCGCGGGTATGGCGATGAGTTCATGGACATGAACGTCGAGGTCGACCCCGACTGGAGTGTGCCGCGCAGCGCCGAAACGCTGGCGTCGGCCTCCGGAGCCGGTCCGGCGGGCTTCGCCGGCACGGCGCGCAGCGCAGTGGCCCCTACCGCAAGCGGCCTGGCCACGCTGGCCGGTGACGAGTTCGGCGGCGGTCCCACGATGCCGATGATGCCGGGCACCTGGGATGCCGACGACGCCAACCAGGGGACGCAGGACGGCGAAGGCCGGGACGGCAGCCCTGGGTAG